In candidate division KSB1 bacterium, one genomic interval encodes:
- the mreD gene encoding rod shape-determining protein MreD, giving the protein MQLIKYMIAFVILLIVEINFMQLIAIKDVTPDLILIFVIIVSLKENRNRAGVIGFFAGLIQDAMTTHFFGLSALAKTIVGFWGSFFQRPNKKYNLISYLLAVVSLVLIHEVIFGFIYKLSLHLGFFKALIRFIIPRALYTSFFALMVYLLFRERLWKSEERFE; this is encoded by the coding sequence ATGCAATTGATCAAATACATGATTGCTTTTGTGATTTTGTTGATCGTTGAGATCAACTTTATGCAACTGATCGCAATTAAGGATGTCACGCCAGATTTAATCTTGATCTTTGTGATCATTGTCAGTTTGAAAGAAAATCGAAATCGGGCAGGAGTAATAGGCTTTTTTGCCGGGCTTATTCAGGATGCGATGACAACACATTTTTTCGGCCTATCTGCTTTAGCAAAGACGATTGTCGGTTTCTGGGGATCATTTTTCCAGCGGCCGAATAAAAAATATAATTTAATTTCATATCTCCTTGCTGTAGTTTCCTTGGTGCTTATTCACGAGGTCATTTTTGGTTTTATCTACAAGTTGTCGCTTCATCTTGGATTTTTTAAAGCGCTGATCCGTTTTATAATTCCCAGAGCGCTTTACACCAGCTTTTTTGCTTTGATGGTTTATTTGCTATTCAGGGAGCGGCTCTGGAAAAGTGAGGAACGATTTGAATAA
- the mrdA gene encoding penicillin-binding protein 2: protein MQPFMTLAKKQVVYSAFVIILFMILIARFFYLQIYKQEQYFKASERNRIREITVEPNRGLMFDRNGEVLVDNYPSYSAYAIPFEVRKADSVLNLAGRILDISPAEIRSIIARERSGQFTPVKLKRQIDFKTISLIEELRLDLPGILYQNEPRRYYPSGIRAPHLFGYLGEVTKSELNQPEYKNFRLGDIVGKKGLERYYDSELRGLRGYQYVEVDAYGREIKALKDKPEILPVPGRNLHLTIDAPLQRMLEARMDSLQGGAVVVDCHTGGVLALVSKPDFDPEIFTKPVPVEVWHSLINDPRKPLYDRMVQSLYPPGSTYKLVLVAAALETGSITPSWKAFCPGYTWMGRRRFDCWNINGHGESDLLQAIEQSCNVYFYKLGLKVGLDHWAHFSRIFLFDKPTGIDLINERAGLVPDRAYLDRQFGKDQWPKGLIFNLAIGQGDLLVSPLQMARLAMIIANEGVYRQFHILNYLEDPLTKTKKPAQVDSVRIVGVSAETFKIIKQGMYRVCNGDRGTGRAANYRDITVAGKTGTAQNPHGDDHAWFIGFAPFEAPQIAFCIFVENGGSGGRNAAPIAREIIKNYFFRAKTNDDKI, encoded by the coding sequence ATGCAACCGTTCATGACGCTTGCCAAAAAGCAGGTTGTTTATTCGGCGTTTGTGATAATATTGTTTATGATTTTAATTGCGCGATTTTTTTATTTGCAGATTTATAAACAGGAGCAATATTTCAAAGCTTCCGAGCGCAACAGGATCCGAGAGATTACAGTGGAACCCAATCGCGGATTGATGTTCGACCGCAATGGGGAAGTTTTAGTTGACAATTACCCGTCTTATTCCGCTTATGCTATTCCCTTTGAGGTGAGAAAGGCGGATAGCGTCCTAAATTTGGCCGGTAGAATTTTAGATATAAGCCCCGCCGAAATTCGCAGCATCATCGCACGTGAACGCAGCGGCCAGTTTACGCCCGTTAAGCTGAAACGACAAATCGATTTTAAGACCATTAGCCTGATCGAAGAGCTTCGATTGGATCTGCCTGGAATTCTTTATCAGAACGAACCAAGGCGCTACTATCCTTCTGGAATTCGAGCACCACATCTATTCGGCTATTTGGGGGAAGTAACCAAAAGCGAATTAAACCAACCTGAATATAAAAATTTTCGCCTCGGGGATATTGTTGGCAAAAAAGGATTGGAACGATACTATGATTCGGAACTCAGAGGCCTTCGCGGTTATCAATATGTAGAGGTAGATGCTTATGGAAGAGAAATTAAGGCCCTCAAGGACAAGCCCGAGATTTTACCAGTCCCAGGTCGAAATTTGCACCTGACCATTGATGCGCCGTTACAACGAATGTTAGAAGCTCGCATGGATTCATTACAAGGCGGCGCCGTGGTTGTGGATTGCCATACCGGGGGTGTTCTGGCATTGGTCAGCAAGCCAGATTTTGATCCAGAAATTTTCACCAAACCTGTCCCAGTCGAAGTCTGGCATTCATTAATTAATGATCCGAGAAAGCCGCTTTATGATCGCATGGTGCAAAGTCTTTACCCCCCTGGCTCCACCTATAAATTGGTCCTGGTCGCAGCGGCGCTTGAAACTGGCAGCATTACGCCAAGCTGGAAAGCATTTTGCCCCGGCTATACCTGGATGGGACGGCGACGATTTGATTGCTGGAACATTAATGGGCATGGAGAATCCGATCTTTTACAAGCGATCGAGCAATCCTGCAATGTCTATTTTTATAAATTGGGGTTAAAAGTGGGGCTGGATCATTGGGCTCACTTTTCGCGGATTTTCTTGTTCGATAAGCCAACCGGGATTGATTTGATCAATGAAAGAGCTGGCTTGGTTCCAGATCGAGCTTACTTGGATCGGCAGTTTGGTAAGGATCAATGGCCCAAAGGGTTGATCTTTAACCTCGCGATCGGCCAGGGAGACCTGTTGGTAAGCCCATTACAAATGGCACGGTTAGCTATGATTATCGCTAATGAGGGGGTTTATCGTCAGTTTCATATTTTGAATTATCTCGAAGATCCACTCACCAAAACGAAAAAACCAGCGCAGGTAGATTCCGTTCGGATCGTTGGAGTTTCCGCTGAGACGTTCAAAATTATCAAACAAGGCATGTATCGCGTATGTAATGGGGATCGAGGAACTGGTCGGGCGGCCAACTATCGCGATATAACGGTTGCTGGAAAAACGGGCACAGCCCAAAATCCCCACGGCGATGATCATGCATGGTTTATCGGTTTTGCCCCATTCGAGGCACCTCAAATTGCTTTTTGTATCTTCGTCGAAAATGGCGGCTCAGGCGGCAGGAATGCAGCACCTATCGCTCGTGAAATCATTAAGAACTATTTTTTCCGGGCTAAAACAAATGATGACAAAATTTGA
- the rodA gene encoding rod shape-determining protein RodA has product MMTKFEDIKVSNADYAFFLAVLLLCIIGLIAIYSASYQAESPALKDNFAKQLVWLMLGLILMGIIIILPVRFFWSLAYVLYFLTIFLLILTLVINRGNPVARWLPIGSFQFQPSELAKISVVIFLARYLAEEKRDLNKFKDILIAFVIVLVPALLIVNQPDLGTSLVFFAIVLPILFWAGLPSFYLFIILTPFITMISSFNFYTYFLAMALIIVVLLLFKRKILLSSLVIIANIVMGIITPMLWNQMREYQRHRILTFLGLEMDPKGLSYQVIQSKVAIGSGGFWGKGILKGTQTQLRFLPEQHTDFVFSVVGEELGFIGSSIVLILFLFLLLRAIYIAAKVRNKFSGLMVIGATAVLGFHIIINIGMTVGMMPVTGLPLPFLSYGGSFLLVSMSFVGIIINASIRRFRY; this is encoded by the coding sequence ATGATGACAAAATTTGAGGACATTAAAGTATCAAATGCAGATTATGCGTTTTTTTTAGCAGTGTTGCTGCTTTGTATCATTGGTTTGATAGCCATATATAGTGCTTCCTACCAAGCGGAGTCCCCAGCACTTAAAGATAACTTCGCCAAGCAACTCGTTTGGTTAATGTTAGGCCTGATTCTCATGGGAATTATTATTATTCTCCCGGTTCGCTTTTTCTGGTCTTTAGCTTATGTCCTGTATTTTTTAACAATATTTCTACTCATCCTTACGCTGGTAATTAACCGCGGAAATCCAGTCGCACGATGGCTACCGATCGGATCGTTCCAATTTCAACCATCTGAGCTCGCCAAAATTAGCGTGGTTATTTTTCTCGCACGATACCTTGCTGAGGAAAAACGCGACCTCAACAAATTTAAGGACATCCTTATCGCCTTTGTCATCGTGTTAGTCCCCGCGCTGTTGATTGTCAATCAGCCAGACTTAGGAACTTCGCTCGTCTTTTTCGCGATTGTCCTGCCAATTTTATTTTGGGCTGGACTGCCCAGTTTCTACCTTTTTATTATACTCACCCCTTTCATCACGATGATTTCATCATTTAACTTTTATACATATTTTTTAGCAATGGCGCTCATCATTGTGGTTCTATTGCTATTTAAACGAAAGATTTTGCTTTCAAGTCTTGTGATTATAGCAAACATCGTAATGGGTATTATAACGCCAATGCTATGGAATCAAATGCGAGAATATCAGCGGCATCGAATCCTCACCTTTCTGGGATTAGAGATGGATCCAAAAGGATTGAGCTATCAGGTGATTCAATCTAAAGTAGCGATCGGATCTGGTGGATTTTGGGGAAAGGGGATTCTCAAAGGTACTCAAACCCAACTACGATTTTTGCCTGAGCAACACACAGATTTCGTATTCTCAGTAGTGGGTGAAGAGCTTGGATTCATCGGCAGTAGCATAGTACTAATATTGTTTTTATTTCTTCTCTTGCGGGCAATCTATATTGCTGCAAAGGTGCGAAATAAATTTTCAGGGCTCATGGTCATTGGCGCTACCGCTGTACTGGGATTTCACATTATCATCAATATTGGTATGACCGTGGGAATGATGCCAGTGACAGGCCTGCCTCTTCCTTTTTTAAGCTATGGGGGGTCTTTTTTATTGGTATCCATGAGTTTTGTCGGGATAATCATAAACGCTTCAATCCGAAGGTTCAGATATTAG